Genomic segment of Sphingopyxis lindanitolerans:
GCGTCGCCGGTCAGCTCGGGCCTGCCCCCACGCCATGCAACGAGCCCGCCGGCGACGGCGCAATCGTCGCCGAAGCCGACGCGCTCGGCGGCGCGTCCCGAAAAGCCATAGGCCGTCACCGCGACCCAGATGAGGCGGGGATGACGGGCGAACAGCGCTTCCGGCGTCAGGCCGAGGCGGCCGAGCGCCGCGGGCCGCGCGCTGGTGACCAATATATCGGCCGCGGCGATGCGATCGAGCAATCGGGCGCGATCCGCCGCGCGGCGCAGGTCGAGCGCCAAATGCCGCTTTCCCGCGTTGATCCGGCGGTCGAGACCCGGCGACACGCGCGGCGTCGGGTCGGGCCGCCCGATGCTGTCGATGCGCAGCACCTCGGCCCCCGCGCGCGCCAACAGCCCGGCGCACAGCGGCCCCGCCCACAGCGCCGACATGTCGATCACCCGCGACCCCGCTGCCGATGGCGTCCCGTCAAACTCGCCGTCGAGCGCGGTCGCCTCGTGGACCTCGCCGAGCCGCGCGACCGGCATGTGAAAGGACAAAGCGCGGTCATAAATCGCCCCGCCCCCTTCGTCGGCGATCGCGTGGGCAAGCGCATCCCAAGGATCGCCGCTGCGCCCGGTGAGGGCGGGAATCAGGTCGCGATCGTCGCCGCGCGCGAGGTTGAAAGCATAGGCGCCATCGGCGGCGTGCAGGACACTGCAACGCGCAACCCCACCGCCCGGCAGGTCGCGCGCGAGCAAATCGGCGGCGCGCAGGCTGCCAAGCCCCAGCACCAGAGCACGGCTTTCGACCAGTTCGACCAGCCCCGCAATCATGACTCGATCCGGTGGAACAGCCCCCAGGTCTGCGCGGTCGTGGCGGGCAGCCGAAAGGCGCCGAGCGCGAGCCACATCAGCCGGTGCCGGCCGATCGCGCGGCCAAGCGTGACGGTTCCGCCCGCACCGGGAACGAGCCCCATGCGCAGTTCGGGAAGCTGGACGAAGCTGCCCCGGCGCGCGACACGGTGCGCGGCGGCGGCGGCGATTTCGATCCCCGATCCGATGCACGCGCCGTGGACGCGCACCGTCGCGCGATCGCCGAGCGCGATCAGCAGGCGCGCCGCGCTGCGCATCGTCCGGATCGCATGCGCGAGCGCGAGGTCGGGCGCGGTGCCGAATTCGGGAAGATGGCCGCCGGTGGAAAAGCATGGGCCTTCGGCGTCGAGCGTGACGGCGGGGCCGGTCGGATCGTCGCAGATGCTGCACAGCGCCTCGAACAGCGCGTCGCGCATCGGCGCGGTCATCGCGTTGCGGTTCTCGGGCGATGCCAGCGTCAGGCGCACCGCATCGCCGTCGCGCGCATAGCGCACCGGCGCAGGCGCGGTGCGATGGTCGGCGCCCGGCGCGCAGCCGGACCGCCAACGCGCGAACTCGCCGCCCGCCAACAGCGTCGAATAGCCAAGCGATTCCATTTCGAGCGCCGCTTCGGCGGGCAGCGTCTCGCCAAGGCGCAGCAGGCGCGCGAAGATGTGGCACGCGATCGGCGCGCGCCGCGCCGTTTCAGCGACGCTTGCAAGCTGGCCGTCGAGACGCGGGGCGGCGACCGTAACCCACGGCGCGGGCGCATCCACCGCTGTCGTGATCAGCGTATCGAACGTCGCCGGATCGGCGTCGGGCAATCGCCCCTCGCGGTCGATCCCGACCCGGATCGACCAGGGCGCGCCGTCATCCGCCGGTTCGGAGGCGTCGCACAGCCGCAGCGGCCCGTCACCGAGGACCGAGGCGGCTTCGGCTCCGATCAGGTCCAGCGTGGCGATCGTGGGTGGCTGGGTCATATCGCTCCGGGTGAGGTCGGGGGAGACCAGCTTCGGCCTCATCCCCGATCTACCGCAATCGTCAGGCCGAAGCGAACATCCGCTGGATTTCGCCCGATGTTACCGGGCGGCGCGCCTGGCCGACCACATCCATGCTGTCGGTCTTGAGCCCGCCAAGACCGTGGCGCGGCGAGACATCGACATGCTTGCCGAGTTCGCGCAGGTGACCGACGGTGCAATTCGCCCGGCCGCCGAGCGCGTTGATCGGGTCGAAGCTATATTCGCGCATCACATTCTGGTGCGTGATCTTGTCGATCGTCGCCCGCGGAAGCGCGTTGACCGACGCCCACAGATATTCGGGAACATTGGGCCACACCGTATCCGAATGCGGATAATCGCATTCATAGGCGACCATGTCGGCATTCAGATAGTCGAGGTTCTTGATCCCGAACTGATCGTCGATGAAACAGCAGATGATGTGCCGCTTGAACAGGTCGCTGGGACGTTCGCCGTTGAAATCGGAAAAAGTCCATTCGTGATGATGCTCGAAGGTGAAGTCGGCGCGTTCGAGGAAATAGGGAATCCAGCCGATACCGCCTTCGGACAACGCCATGCGCAATTCGGGATAGCGTTTCCAGAAGCTGGCGAAGGTCCAGTCGGCCGCCGAGTTGGCGATCGTGATCGGCATCGCGGTGATCCAGGCATCGATCGGGCTTTCGTTCGACGGGTGCATCGCGCGGGCGCCGGTGCCGATGTGGCAGTTGATCACCATCCTGTATTCGACGCAGGCCTTCCAGAAGGGCTCCCAATATTCATTATGGATGCTGGGCAGCCCGATCTGAGCCGGATTGTCGGAAAAGGACACGGCATGGACGCCGAGCGCGCTCATCCGCTTCATTTCGGCCAGCGTTTCGGTCATGTCCCACACGGGCAGGATGATCATCGGGATGAAACGGCCGGGCGCCGACGCGCACCATTCCTGGACGTGCCAGTCGTTCCAGGCGCGCACCGCGAGCAGCGCCTCGTCCGGCGCCTTGGTCGCGGCCGCGATGAAGGTGCCGCCCGCGAAACCCGGCATCGTCGGAAAATTCAGCGAGGAGAGAACGCCGTTCGCATTCATGTCGTCGACGCGCGCGACCGGATCGAAGGTGCCGGGGCGCAACTGGTCGTAACGTGTCGGTTCCATGCCATATTCGGAGCGCGGACGGCCGACCACGGCGTTGAGACCGATCGTCGGATAGATGGTGTCGTTCCACAGCCACACGTCCTGACCGTTGCGGTCGATGATGCGCGGCGCATGGTCGCGCTGGGCGGCGGGATAGTGCCGGATGAACGCTTCGGGCGGCTCCACCGCATGATCGTCGATGCTGATGACGACCATATCGTTCATTTCCATGGCGGTTCTCCTCACATATTCGCCCTAAAACTGACGTATCGTCAGTTTATACCTGCTTGCGAAACGAAGCAAGCGCCTAATCGCCTATCCGTTTCGATGCTAATGACTGATATTAAAAGGCTTTTTTAGAATCGATGCCACGCGGATCAATCGCTGATCGAATCCACCACGCGCTCGCCTTCGCCCTTGCCGGCCCAGGTCGCATTCGCATTGTCCAGATGCAGGCGCCAATGGGCCACCGCTTCCTCCACCGCACCGGCGTCGATCAGGGTGACGAGCTTTTCATACGAACGCAGCCCGGTGCGGATGATCTTGATCCGGGTCTCATGCTTGCGCGGAGTCCGGCGTCGGTAGTCATTCTGGTGATTCTGGACGAGGTTGAGCAGCATGCGATTCATGAAGGACAGCGTCTTGTTGCCCGTCGCCTCGACCAGCGCCTGGTGAAAGATCGCGACGCAATCGATGAACTCGTCATAGCTTTCTTTTTGGAGCAGTGTCGCCATGTGGCGCAGCAGCATGCGCAGATTTTCCATGCCCGGGGTCTGCCCCTTGGCGGTGGCCAGCCAGCGCACCACGGTCGGCTCGATCGCGAGGCGCGCCTGGTACAGATCGGCGATATTCGCGCCCTGCGACTGAAGAACATAGCCGGCATAGCGCGTGAATTTGTCGACCGATGGCTTGTGGACGGCCGCGCCGGTGCGGGCGCCACGCGCCACGCTGATCAGCCCTTCGGCCTCGAGGATGCGGAACGCCTCGCGCAGCGTCGGCCTTGAAATACCCAATGTCTCCATCAGGATTCCCTCGGGGGGCAGGTTGGACCCTTCGTCGAGCTCGCCGCGCACGATCTGGGCGCGAATTTGATCGGCGACCAGTTCGCTGGTCTTGGGAACCCGGATACGCCCCGTTGGCTGGCTGCCGCCTTCCTGAAGGAACATGTCGAATAGATGCCTTGCAACCATAGTGGCGAATCCAGCCCCCGTTTTGAACAACTCGTCTGCAATGATGGCCGAGCAGGCCTGCATTGCCAATGATTATCGCCAAGCGGCGTCAGCTCGCCATCCGCTCGCGCAACTCGCGGCGCAGCAGCTTGCCCATCTCGTTATAGGGCAACGAGTCCATGAAGGTGACATGGTCGGGGACCCGCGACGACCGGAGCCGATGCCGGATCAGCCGCTTCAATTCCTCCGCCTGCGGTGCGTCGCAATCCGGGCGCACGACGATGGCAACCCCGATCGCCTCGCCCCATTCGACGGACGGCACAGCAACGGCCGCCGCATCGGCGATCGCAGGGTGAGTCAACAGCACATCCTCGATCTCGCCGGGCGAGATATTTTCCCCGCCGCGCACGATCACATCGTCGGCGCGGCCCGACAGGAACAAATATCCCTGCTCGTCGAGATAGCCGGCATCGCGGGTCGGGAACCATCCGTCGGCATCGAGCGCCGAGCGCTCGCGATATTCGCCCGACACCTGCGGCCCGCGCACGAATATCTCGCCCGCCTGACCGGCCGGCATCGCTTGCCCGTCCTCGCCGCGAATTTCGATCTCGACGCTGGGCAAGGGGCGGCCGACCGACGCCAAGCGCCCCCGCACCCGGGGGTCGGACGATTTCTGCGCGAGGCGGTGGTCTTCGGGGCCAAGCAGGGCAATCGTCGAGCTCGTCTCGGTCAAGCCATAGGCGTTGGTGAAATCGACCGCGGGGAACCGATCGAGCGCACGCACGATCAGCTCTTGCGGCATTTTTCCGCCGCCATAGGCGATCGCGCGCAGCCGCCGCGGATCCGCCCGGCATCCCTTTTCTACCGCTTCGACGATGCGGCTCAGCATCGTCGGGACGACAAAGGCGTTCGTTACCCCCTCCTCCGCGGCGAGGCTCAGCCAGGCGTCGGGGCAAAAGGCGGGCAACATCACGATACAGCGCTGGGCGTAGATGGACGACAGCACCGCGGCGATCCCCGCGACATGATAGGGCGGCACCGAAACCAGCGCCGCATCGCTCTCGTCAGCGCCGCCGAATTCGACGGTGTCGAGGATATAGGAAACCAGATGGGCGTGCCGCAAAATCGCGGCCTTGGGCGCCGATGTCGTGCCGCTGGTGAAGAGCTGGACGGCGATGTCGGCGTCACCGGCCGCGGCGGCCGCATCCTCCGCCGCATCGGCTGCCAACGCCGCGGCGACGAAATCATCGCGGGAAAAGGCGATAGACCCGCCTTCGGCGTCGAGGCGCGTGACACGGCCCCGATCCCCGATGATGACCGCCGGGGCAATCCGCGCCGCGAGGGTCGCCAGATCGACATCGGCCAGTCGATAGTTGAGCGGACAATAGGGCACACCGGCGAGTGCCGCGCCGAACAGCGCGATCACCGACGCGGCGCTGCTTTCGTCGAGAAGCCCGACACAGTCGACGCCGCTGTCCGCGATCACCCGCCCCGCGCCGCGCGCCGCCGCCAGGAGCTGGGCATAGGTCCAGCGCCTGCCGTCGCACGCGAGAGCGATGCGATCGGGGGCGGTGTCGGCCGCCATTTCGAGAAGCAGGGCGATGTTCATCGGGGTCTTCGCTCAATCCGACGCGGGGAGCGGTTTGGCTTCCTTGACGATCAGCGCGGCGCCGTCGAGCGTCGGCGTCCCTTTGCCCGCCTTGACGCAGAGCAGCTCCACCGTTCCCGCGACGTCGACATAGCGCTTGCCCGTCACGGTCCCGCCCGCGAGCGCGGCATCAGGCTCGGCGGAGCCAGCATCGGCGCCCTCGCCCATCGGCGCGCCGCCGCAGCCGACCTCGCCCCGTCCGTAGCGGACCACCACGAACTCGCCGGTGCAGACAAGGCTTTTCAAACGCGTGCCAGGCTTCATCGCATCAATCCTCGTCACCGTTTCTAGTCTCATCATTCTTGCGCTTTTCGCGCCGGGCCAAAGCCGAACCGTGGGTCGAAAGGCCCATGTTGAGCGCTTCGGCATCCAGCGCCGCTTCGAACGCCCAGTCTTCGGCATTGTTCAGATTCTGCTTCATGTAGCGATAGCCGATTCGCGGGCCGTCGGCGAGTCGCCGGGCCGCCGACAGCGTTTCGCCGCGCAGCGCGTCATCGTCGAAAAGGCGCGTATAGATGCCCTTGGCGAGCGCGGCTTCGGCCTCGAGCTTTTCGCCCAGCAGGAACATTTCGCGCGCCGCGCCGGTGCCCAATATCTTGCTCCAGAACCAGGTCGATCCGAAATCGCCCCCCGCGCCGATGCGATCGAACGCCGGAAAGAAGGTCGCCGAACGCGCCGCGAAGCGAAGGTCGCAGGCCCCGGCGATCCCGATGCCGGCACCCGCGACCGGGCCGTTGACCATCGCGATCGTCGGCTTGGACATTTCGTGGAGCAGGCGCGAGGTTTCCATGAAGCCGCGCAGCCGAGTGAAACTCTGTTCGACGCGGCCGCCCGCGGCGGGCGCCGCTTCGCCGCGCTCGCTGGTGGCCGCGCCCTTCAGGTCGCCGCCCGAGCAAAAGCCGCGCCCCGCCCCCGTCACCACGACACAGCCCACCGACGCATCGCGTGCCGCATCGGCACAGGCGTCGGCAAGCGACTCCATCAGTTCCTGATTGAGCGCGTTGAGACGGTCGGGGCGGTTGAGCGTGATCAACCGGACGCCCCCATCTTCTTCAACCAGCAGTTCGTCGGCCATTCCCCACCCCATGTTTCAACGGCAATGCCGTACGATGTCGGCTTGCATTAGTTGTATAACTAGGTAATAGATGATTGATCGTGTGACAAGGGAAAAGGATGGCAATGAGCGACGTTCGCAGAATCAGCGACGCCCTGAAGGTACGAGCCCAGAATCAAGCGAATGCCATCGCCCATGACGACACGCGGCGGACCCTGAGCTTTGCCGAATGGGATCGCGAGGCCGACGAAATCGGCGGCGGCCTGGTGGCGGCGGGCCTGCGTCCGGGCGATCGGGTGTTCCTGCCGATCAGCAACAACCACGCGATCGAAATGGCGGTCGCGGTCTTTGCCGTCTTCCGCGCGGGCGGGATCGCCTGTCCGATCAACACGCGCCTCAGCACGGCCGAGGTGCGCGATTTCGCGGCGCTGGTCGAACCGCGTTTCTGTATCACCGATGCGCCCGACCTCGCCGCGGCACTGGACCTTGCCGGATGCTGGACGGTCGATGCCATGCCGCGCGACCTGGCCGCGCTTCCCGATCAATCCGCGCTCGACCCCACCGCCGATGCCGAAATATTGGGCACCTCCGGAACGACCGGCACGATCAAGGGCGTCGTCGTGTCGCATCCCGACCTGGTGGGTGGACTGACGGGCCTCGAAATGGATCGGTCGCGGTCGACGCTCAATGCGCTGCCGCTGACCGGATCGGGCGGCAATCTGGGCATCGTGATGCTGCCCGTGCGCGGCGGCGCGACCGCGATCACCCAGCCCAAATTCGACCCCAAGACCTTTCTCGACCTAGTTCGCGCGAAGAAGCCCAACCTCGTTTACCTGGTTCCGTCGATGCTGCGGCTGATCCTCGACCATCCCGATGCCGCCGCTTATGATTTCGACGGCGTGAAATATCTGATGACCGGCACCGCGCCCCTGCCCAATGATTCGGTGCGGCGCGCGCTGGCGAACTGGCCGCACCTTAGGATCCGCAACTCCTATGGCATGTCGGAGGGTGGCATCGGCGTCGGCACCACCAGTAACGACCAGGTGCTCAAGCCCGGCTGCGTCGGCAAATTGCCCCCGCACATGGAATTGCGCGACGAGGACGGCAAGGTCGTCACCACGCCCGGCGTGGTCGGCGAAATCTTTGGCCGTCAGAAGCATCCGCGACGCTATTGGAACGACCGCGAAGCCACCGAGGCGAGCTTCACGGGCGGCTGGACGCGAACCGGCGACCTTGGTTATGTCGATGCCGACGGCGATCTGATCATGGCGGGTCGATCGAAGGAATTGATCATCCGCGGCGGCTATAACATCACGCCGCTCGAGATCGAGACCGCGCTTCATCGTCACCCCGCCGTGCAGCAGGCGGCGGTCGTCGGCGTTCCGCACGAGGTGCTGGGCGAGGATATCGCCGCGGCGGTGACGCTGCGCCCCGGCGCCGACGCGACGGTCGATGCGATCCTGGCCTTTTGCCGCGAGCATCTCGCCGACAACAAGGTGCCGCGCACGCTGGTGATTTTCGACGAATTGCCGTTCAACCCGAATGGCAAGGTACTGAAGAAGGAACTGGTTGCGCCGCTTTCGGATGCGGCGCAGCAAAGGCGGCGCGCGGGGTGATCCCGCACGCGCCGGACACCATGCCGGAAGCCATGGCGAACAAGGGAAGAATGCCGTCGTGACATATCAAACCATCCTCGTCGATATCGCCGATCATGTCGCGACGATCACGATCAACCGCCCCGATGCGATGAACAGCTTCACCTTCGACATGGTGCGCGAATTCGAGCATCTGTGGCGTGCGCTGGGCGACAATGACGATGTCCATTGCTGCGTCTTGCGCGCCGCGCCGGGCCGCGCCTTTTCGACCGGCGCCGATGTGAAGGCCCCGCGCGAGCCGGGGCGGCAACTCGTCGATCTCGACAATATCTGGCATTGCGAGGATCCGGGCCGCTACCTCGGCCCCAAGTCGATGAATTGCTGGAAGCCCGTGATCGCCGCGGTCCACGGCATGGCCGCCGGCGGCGCCTTTTACTGGCTCAACGAATGCGACATCGTCATCTGTTCGGACGATGCGACCTTTTTCGACCCGCATGTCACCTATGGCATGACCTCGGCGCTCGAACCGATCGGCATGACCTACAAGATGCCGCTCCAGGATGTGCTGCGGATGGTGCTGCTCGGCAATGACGAGCGCGTATCGGCGGAAACCGCGCGGCGCATCGGCATCGTCAGCGAGGTCGTGTCGCTCGACATGCTGTGGCCGCGCGCCGCCGAACTCGCGGCGATCGTCGCGGCCAAGCCGCCTGCCGCCACCGCCGGTTCGGTCAAGGCGATCTGGCAGAGCCTCGACCTACCGCGATCGGTCGCGCTGATGCAGAGCCTGAAATATTGCCAGATCGGCAACCCGGTCGGAATTCCGCAGGTCGATCGCGCGGCGCTGATGAGCGACAAGGCCAAGAAATATACGATCCGGTGAGGCCGCGGCGGACGCTGGAAAAATGATGGAGGGGAAGACTATGTCGAACGGTGCATGGAGTTACGAGGGCAAGCGCGTCGCGATCGCCGGTTGCCATTCGGGCATGGGGCTGGTGGTGGCCGAAACGCTGGTCGAGCTGGGCGCCGAAGTGCATGGCGTCGATATCCGCCCCTGCCCCGCTGCCATCGCCTCATTCCACACCGTCGACCTGACCGACTGGCGGGCGATCGACGCGGCGGTCGCGGCGATCGGCGGCGAGATCGACGCGCTGTTCAACTGCGCGGGGCTGCCGCAGACCTTTCCCGCGCGCGACGTAGTCCGCGTCAATTTCATGGGGCTGCGCCACTGGACCGAGCAATGGCTGCCGCGGATGAAGGCGGGGAGCGCGGTGGCGACCATCTCGTCGCTCGCGGGCATGGGCTATCTCCAGAATATCCCGCAGTTGCGCGAAGTCATCGCGCTCGACAGCGAAGCCGCGCTGCTCGACTGGATCGACGCTCACCCGGCCGAAATCGCCGACGGCTACGGCTATTCCAAACAGCTTTTGAACGCCTGGACCCAGATCATGGCGGTCGAGTACGCACCCGCCGGAATCCGTTTCAACGCGACGATGCCGAGTCCGACCCAGACTCCGATGATTTCGGCGTTCGAGGAGGTCGCGGGCGCCGCCTTGCTCGACGCCTATTGCGCGCCGACCTTCCGGCGATCGACGGCGGCGGAGCAGGCGCTGCCGATGGTCTTTCTGAACAGCGATGCCGCCGCCTTCGTCAGCGGCGTGTGCCTTCCCGTCGACGGCGGCTTTCATGGGGGCGTGTTCAGCGGTTCGATCGACGTCGCGGCGCTGATGGCGAAGGCGATGGGGGGAAGCTGAGCTTCAACAACTTATCCGTGTGTCCCCGCGAAGGCGGGGACCCATCTCCTGCCGGCTCAAAATGGCGCCGACCGGTGATGGCCCCCCGCCTTCGCGGGGGCACACTGCCTTTTTACTGGATGACTGAACCCAGCCCTAGGCGATCGCGCCGATCATCTTCAATTGCTCGATCCGGTCCCAGTCGATGCCGAATTCCATCAGCACCAATTCGGTATGTTCCGACGCCTGCGGCGCGCGGGTGGTGGTGACGCCCGCATGGTCGAATTGCACCGGATTAGCGACCAGCCGGATCGGTGCGCCGCCATCGGCGCTTTCGACCTCGAAGATCAGGTCGTTGGCGAGCACCTGCTCGTCCGACGCGACGTCGTAGACGGTCTGATAGGGCGACCATTGCCCCTTCAGAGTCTTGAGCCTGCCGATCCAATAGTCGAAACTCTCGCGCCGGAACGCGGCCTTCACCGCTTCATAGGCGGCGCGCGCGTTTTCAGGCTGCATCAGCGCCTGATCGGTCGCGAAGCGCGGGTCCGACGCCAGGTCGGCGATACCGAGATGCTCGAACGTATCGCCGATATAGGGGCCGGGCTTGAGAATGGTGAGGTTGATGTGGCCGCCGTCGGCGGTCTCGAACAGACCGACCAGCGGATTCGATCCGACGCTGCTCGTGCCCGGCATCGCGGCGGCGAACGGGTCGCGATCGAGCTCCATCGCCACATCGATGCTGCACGCGGTCGCCCAGATTCCCGACGACAGCAGCGAAACATCGACCTCGGTCGCCTGGCCGGTGCGTTCGCGGTGGAACAGCGCCGCGGCGATGCCGCCCGCCAGGTTCATGCCGCCGATCGTGTCGCCATAGGCGGGGCCAGGCTGGAGCAAAGGTCCGCCGATTTCCTTTGGCGCGACGAGCTTCGCCGAGCCGCCGCGCGCCCAGAAAGCGGTCGAATCGAACCCGCCCTTTTCGCGCTCGGGCCCCTTGTCGCCGAATGCCGAGCCGCGCGCATAGATGATGTCGGGATTGGCGGCGCGGATATGCTCGATATCGATCTTCAGCTTCTGCCGTTGCTGCGGCAGATAGTTGGTCAGAAACACATCGCAGGATTTCGCGAGTTCATAGATCAGCGCCTGCCCCTCGGGGGTCGACACATCGACGCCGACCGAGCGCTTCCCCCGGTTGGGATGCTGCATCAGGCTCGACCGGTCGGGATTGACCGCGAGGCGCTGCAGCATCTGGATTCCGCGCTGGGCATCGCCGCGCACCGGATGCTCGATCTTGATGACCTCGGCGCCCCAGTCGGCAAGCACCCCGCCCGCCATCGGTACAAAGGTGAACTGCGCCACCTCCAAAATCCGCACGCCTTCCATCACTCTGGTCAAGATCGCCTCCCTTGGCCGCATCGGCGGCCCTTGTTTTCCATATCGCGGTTCAAACGAGCTGATCGAACGGGATATCCTTGTCGGCGCGCACCTCGCCCGGCATGCCAAGGACGCGTTCGGCAATCTGGTTGCGCAGCACCTCGTCGGCGCCGCCGGCGATCCGCATCACCGACGACCAGATATAATCATAGTGCAGGGCCGCGGTCTCCGGGTCGTTTCCGGACGACGCGATCGCGCCATAGCCGCGCCATTCCATCGCCAGACCGAGCGCCTGTTGCTGCCGGGTCGCATAGGCGAGCTTGATCATGCCCGCGAGCGCACCCGGATTTTCGCCGCGCGACACCATGGTGCGCAGCCGCGCCTCCAGATATTTGGCGCCGCGCTCCTCGGCCAGCGCCTGCGCGAAGGCCAGTTGCGCCGCCTCATTGGCCAGCGTGTCGGGGCCGGAGGTCGCCGCGACATAGTCGATCAGCGGTTCGATCCGCCCCTTGCTGCCGCTGCCCGACCCGAGCCGCTCGCCCATCAGCACCGTCATGCAGCACGCCCAGCCTTCGCCCTCGGCACCGATGCGGTTCGCGTCGGGGATGCGGAGATCGACGAGGAAGGTTTCGTTGAAGTCGGACGCGCCCGAGATCTGGCGGATCGGGCGCACGTCGATACCGGGCGACGCCATGTCGATGACGAAGAAGGTCAGCCCCTTGTGCTTGGGCAGCCTGGGGTCGGTGCGGACGACCAAAATGCCCCAGTCGGCCTCGTGCGCCCAGCTCGACCATAGTTTCTGGCCATTGACGACCCAATCATCGCCGTCGCGGACCGCCTTGGTGCGCAGGTTGGCGAGGTCGGACCCCGCCGAAGGCTCCGAAAACAGCTGACACCAGACAATCTCGCCCTTCAGCGTCGCCTCGACGAAGCGCGCGCGCTGTTCATCATTGCCGTGGCGGCCGATCACCGGGATCGCCATGCCCAGCCCGATCGCGGTATAGGCGCCGCGCGGCACCGCATAGCGCGCCTCTTCCTCGGCAAAGATCACGCCTTCGATCGCCGTCCCGCCCTGCCCGCCGAGCGCGCGCGGCAGAGTGATCCCCGCATAGCCGCCGTCATACAGCGCGCGCTGCCATGCGCGGCCGCGTGCGACCTGCTCCTTGTCACTGAGCGCCACGCCTTCGGCCAGCGCATGCGCGGGCGCATGGGCGGCGAGCCAGTCGCGCACCCGCGCGCGATAGGCGGCTTCTTCGGGGGAATCGTTGAAATCCATCAGGCAACCCCTGGCTGCGGCGCGGCGCGGTGGGCGATCAGGCGCGCCGCCCAATAAGGCCGTTGCCCAAGGATCAGCGCATGCAGCCGCTCGCGGCGATAATAGAAATGGCAATTGCCCTCGAACGTATAGCCGATGCCGCCATGGACCTGGAGATTCTCGCGCGCCGCCCTTTCGAACGCGCCGATCGCGGTCAGGCGGGCGCAGGCGGCGGCGGCGGGCAGTTCGGCGGGCGCATTATCCGCGGCCCAGGCGCCGAACCAGGCGTTGGAGCGCGCCAGTTCGACCTGGACCGCGATGTCGGCAAGCTTGTGCTTGATCGCCTGATAGCTGGCGAGCGGGCGCCCGAAGATCCGGCGCTCGGCCGCATAGGCGAGCGCCATGTCGAGACAGGCCTGCGCGCCGCCGACCGCCTCGAACGCCGCGACGATCGCGGCGCGGTCGAACAGCCGCGCGAGCGCGCCCGGCGACGCCGACCCGGCCAGCCGTTCGGCCGGCGCATCATGAAAATCGATCCGATAGTGCGGGCGGAGCTGGTCGAAGCTTTCGAGGCGCTCGCGTTCGACGCCCCTCGCTGCCGGATCGACCGCGACGATCACGCACGCGCCCGCTTCGTCGCACGCCGTGACCAGCAACAGCGACGCGACACCGGCGTCGGCGAC
This window contains:
- a CDS encoding CoA transferase, with protein sequence MIAGLVELVESRALVLGLGSLRAADLLARDLPGGGVARCSVLHAADGAYAFNLARGDDRDLIPALTGRSGDPWDALAHAIADEGGGAIYDRALSFHMPVARLGEVHEATALDGEFDGTPSAAGSRVIDMSALWAGPLCAGLLARAGAEVLRIDSIGRPDPTPRVSPGLDRRINAGKRHLALDLRRAADRARLLDRIAAADILVTSARPAALGRLGLTPEALFARHPRLIWVAVTAYGFSGRAAERVGFGDDCAVAGGLVAWRGGRPELTGDAVADPLTGIEAARSVLAALAGRRAGGALNEPVLLDISLARVARGYARRLEP
- a CDS encoding enoyl-CoA hydratase/isomerase family protein, translated to MTQPPTIATLDLIGAEAASVLGDGPLRLCDASEPADDGAPWSIRVGIDREGRLPDADPATFDTLITTAVDAPAPWVTVAAPRLDGQLASVAETARRAPIACHIFARLLRLGETLPAEAALEMESLGYSTLLAGGEFARWRSGCAPGADHRTAPAPVRYARDGDAVRLTLASPENRNAMTAPMRDALFEALCSICDDPTGPAVTLDAEGPCFSTGGHLPEFGTAPDLALAHAIRTMRSAARLLIALGDRATVRVHGACIGSGIEIAAAAAHRVARRGSFVQLPELRMGLVPGAGGTVTLGRAIGRHRLMWLALGAFRLPATTAQTWGLFHRIES
- a CDS encoding amidohydrolase family protein, whose protein sequence is MEMNDMVVISIDDHAVEPPEAFIRHYPAAQRDHAPRIIDRNGQDVWLWNDTIYPTIGLNAVVGRPRSEYGMEPTRYDQLRPGTFDPVARVDDMNANGVLSSLNFPTMPGFAGGTFIAAATKAPDEALLAVRAWNDWHVQEWCASAPGRFIPMIILPVWDMTETLAEMKRMSALGVHAVSFSDNPAQIGLPSIHNEYWEPFWKACVEYRMVINCHIGTGARAMHPSNESPIDAWITAMPITIANSAADWTFASFWKRYPELRMALSEGGIGWIPYFLERADFTFEHHHEWTFSDFNGERPSDLFKRHIICCFIDDQFGIKNLDYLNADMVAYECDYPHSDTVWPNVPEYLWASVNALPRATIDKITHQNVMREYSFDPINALGGRANCTVGHLRELGKHVDVSPRHGLGGLKTDSMDVVGQARRPVTSGEIQRMFASA
- a CDS encoding FadR/GntR family transcriptional regulator, with the translated sequence MFLQEGGSQPTGRIRVPKTSELVADQIRAQIVRGELDEGSNLPPEGILMETLGISRPTLREAFRILEAEGLISVARGARTGAAVHKPSVDKFTRYAGYVLQSQGANIADLYQARLAIEPTVVRWLATAKGQTPGMENLRMLLRHMATLLQKESYDEFIDCVAIFHQALVEATGNKTLSFMNRMLLNLVQNHQNDYRRRTPRKHETRIKIIRTGLRSYEKLVTLIDAGAVEEAVAHWRLHLDNANATWAGKGEGERVVDSISD
- a CDS encoding class I adenylate-forming enzyme family protein, whose product is MNIALLLEMAADTAPDRIALACDGRRWTYAQLLAAARGAGRVIADSGVDCVGLLDESSAASVIALFGAALAGVPYCPLNYRLADVDLATLAARIAPAVIIGDRGRVTRLDAEGGSIAFSRDDFVAAALAADAAEDAAAAAGDADIAVQLFTSGTTSAPKAAILRHAHLVSYILDTVEFGGADESDAALVSVPPYHVAGIAAVLSSIYAQRCIVMLPAFCPDAWLSLAAEEGVTNAFVVPTMLSRIVEAVEKGCRADPRRLRAIAYGGGKMPQELIVRALDRFPAVDFTNAYGLTETSSTIALLGPEDHRLAQKSSDPRVRGRLASVGRPLPSVEIEIRGEDGQAMPAGQAGEIFVRGPQVSGEYRERSALDADGWFPTRDAGYLDEQGYLFLSGRADDVIVRGGENISPGEIEDVLLTHPAIADAAAVAVPSVEWGEAIGVAIVVRPDCDAPQAEELKRLIRHRLRSSRVPDHVTFMDSLPYNEMGKLLRRELRERMAS
- a CDS encoding enoyl-CoA hydratase-related protein, which gives rise to MADELLVEEDGGVRLITLNRPDRLNALNQELMESLADACADAARDASVGCVVVTGAGRGFCSGGDLKGAATSERGEAAPAAGGRVEQSFTRLRGFMETSRLLHEMSKPTIAMVNGPVAGAGIGIAGACDLRFAARSATFFPAFDRIGAGGDFGSTWFWSKILGTGAAREMFLLGEKLEAEAALAKGIYTRLFDDDALRGETLSAARRLADGPRIGYRYMKQNLNNAEDWAFEAALDAEALNMGLSTHGSALARREKRKNDETRNGDED